One genomic region from Spirulina subsalsa PCC 9445 encodes:
- the petN gene encoding cytochrome b6-f complex subunit PetN: MDILSLGWVGVLALFTWSIAMVVWARNGF, from the coding sequence ATGGATATCTTAAGCTTAGGTTGGGTTGGCGTTCTGGCTTTATTCACTTGGTCGATTGCGATGGTGGTGTGGGCGCGTAACGGATTCTAA
- a CDS encoding RDD family protein: MTSDRPVPKRFPKVPFERRFYGFLIDFVCVWVISSLAGPPLLQMLVFLGAWFTLRVVVVDRNGGQSLGSWCMDIKVMDVRFRKVPELFILLKREALLGGAALLAMIGLNLFFVNPFSTLLLVSPLVAGCGVAYADEDYNQGLHDRLCNTVVIQTKRGFSLDIRLRRWLAEVRFRMRK, encoded by the coding sequence ATGACGAGCGATCGCCCAGTTCCCAAAAGATTCCCCAAAGTCCCCTTTGAACGCCGCTTTTACGGCTTTCTAATTGATTTTGTCTGTGTCTGGGTGATCAGTTCCTTAGCTGGCCCCCCGCTTCTACAAATGCTGGTATTTTTGGGTGCTTGGTTTACCCTGCGTGTGGTGGTGGTGGATCGCAATGGAGGACAAAGTTTAGGCTCTTGGTGTATGGACATTAAGGTGATGGATGTGCGCTTTCGTAAAGTCCCGGAATTATTTATCTTGCTCAAACGGGAGGCCCTACTAGGGGGAGCAGCCTTGCTGGCCATGATTGGGCTAAACCTGTTTTTTGTCAACCCTTTCTCTACCCTGTTGTTAGTATCCCCTCTCGTGGCAGGTTGTGGGGTGGCCTACGCTGATGAGGACTATAATCAAGGATTGCACGATCGGCTGTGTAATACAGTCGTCATCCAAACCAAGCGGGGTTTCTCTTTAGATATTCGTCTACGTCGATGGCTTGCCGAAGTGCGCTTTCGTATGCGAAAATAA
- the rpmG gene encoding 50S ribosomal protein L33, protein MASKKGVRLIITLECTECRSNPEKRSPGVSRYTTMKNRRNTTGRMELKKFCTHCNKHTVHKEIK, encoded by the coding sequence ATGGCAAGTAAGAAGGGCGTTAGACTAATCATTACCTTAGAGTGTACAGAGTGCCGATCCAATCCTGAAAAGCGATCGCCCGGTGTCTCCCGTTACACTACCATGAAGAACCGTCGCAACACGACCGGACGCATGGAACTGAAGAAGTTTTGCACCCACTGCAATAAACACACTGTTCACAAAGAAATTAAATAG
- the rpsR gene encoding 30S ribosomal protein S18 has product MAYYRKRLSPIKPGDPIDYKDVELLRRFVTERGKILPRRITNLTAKQQRDLTASIKRARYMALMPYINTEG; this is encoded by the coding sequence ATGGCTTACTATCGTAAACGTCTTTCCCCCATTAAACCCGGTGATCCCATTGATTACAAGGATGTTGAACTGCTGCGGAGATTTGTCACCGAACGCGGCAAAATCCTGCCTCGTCGGATCACTAATTTAACGGCAAAACAGCAACGGGATTTAACCGCATCTATCAAACGGGCGCGCTATATGGCTTTAATGCCTTATATTAATACTGAAGGCTAA
- the holA gene encoding DNA polymerase III subunit delta, which yields MSVYLFWGEDDFAMNEAIAALKKAVLDPNWIQFNLDQIPGESPDPVIQALNQAMTPPFGMGGRLVWLEETTLFQQCSDSLLQELQRTLPNLPPTSTLLFSCRKKPDGRNKATKLLQKHADIREFSLIPPWNTDAILKKVRQQVQEKGLRLTPKAVQVLAESVGNDTRFLYGELEKLRLYSEGNPRPLDESAIARLVVANTQNSLQLAAAIRDGKTPQALGLVSDLLNRNEPALRIVATLIGQFRTWLIVKLMMESGERDEKAIASAADISNPKRIYFLRKEVQSLSSDKLLAALPLFLDLELSLKRGADPLETLERKVVELCAVCQGGY from the coding sequence ATGAGCGTGTATTTGTTTTGGGGTGAGGATGATTTTGCCATGAATGAGGCGATCGCGGCCTTAAAAAAGGCTGTCCTTGATCCAAACTGGATTCAGTTCAACTTGGATCAAATTCCGGGGGAGAGTCCCGATCCGGTCATCCAAGCCCTAAATCAAGCCATGACACCACCTTTCGGCATGGGGGGGCGTTTGGTTTGGTTGGAGGAAACGACCCTCTTTCAACAATGTTCGGATAGCTTACTGCAAGAACTTCAGCGCACTCTGCCTAATCTTCCCCCGACTTCTACTTTGTTGTTTTCCTGCCGCAAAAAACCCGACGGTCGCAACAAGGCCACTAAACTCCTACAAAAACACGCTGACATCCGGGAATTTTCCCTCATTCCCCCTTGGAATACTGATGCTATCCTGAAAAAAGTGCGCCAACAGGTACAGGAAAAAGGTCTGCGACTCACCCCAAAAGCAGTTCAAGTCTTAGCGGAGTCTGTGGGGAATGATACCCGTTTCCTCTATGGGGAATTGGAAAAACTCCGTCTGTACAGTGAAGGAAATCCTCGCCCCCTTGATGAAAGTGCGATCGCCCGTTTAGTGGTGGCTAATACCCAAAATAGTCTACAACTCGCCGCCGCCATTCGAGATGGCAAAACCCCCCAAGCGTTAGGGTTAGTGAGTGATTTACTCAACCGCAATGAACCCGCTTTGCGCATTGTCGCCACCTTAATCGGGCAGTTTCGCACCTGGTTAATTGTAAAATTGATGATGGAAAGTGGAGAACGAGATGAAAAGGCGATCGCTTCAGCCGCCGATATTAGCAACCCTAAACGTATTTATTTCCTGCGTAAAGAAGTGCAATCCCTCTCCTCTGACAAACTCTTAGCTGCCCTTCCCCTCTTCCTCGACCTAGAACTAAGTTTAAAACGAGGAGCAGATCCTTTAGAAACATTAGAGCGTAAAGTTGTAGAATTATGTGCCGTTTGCCAGGGTGGGTATTAA
- a CDS encoding DMT family transporter — translation MTSPSSPSYVPSGRIYLLLAILIFGIANAVTRKLTELGAAHLIDGRNPISFCNVLFAGNLCALILLGTIYQRQWRPHTFQQLNPKQWLAMIAVAILGAAIAPTLIFTALSLTSVNNVILIGRVEPPLILALSVWLLRERVNAWVLGGACLSFLGVALTILLPTPEPDQAMMNMGLRIGRGEFLTAIAAITLAISTIISKVSLKQIPLGFFSSFRMLIGTLIFFSTTVLLYGPIHFRDLTVPVLWQWMLLYGAVIVVGGQLCWFNGLKRSTASEVSLASSFNPIAGVLAAYFILGETPTIAQYIGGSVILVGIILNQIGVQKLNIIIPQQQPSDKEITETIGFKGL, via the coding sequence ATGACGAGTCCATCTTCACCCTCTTATGTACCTTCAGGACGGATTTACTTATTACTCGCCATTCTCATCTTTGGCATCGCCAATGCTGTCACCCGGAAATTAACAGAATTAGGGGCAGCCCATTTGATCGATGGTCGTAATCCCATCTCCTTCTGTAACGTCCTCTTTGCCGGGAATTTATGCGCCCTGATCTTGTTAGGAACTATCTATCAAAGACAATGGCGACCTCACACCTTCCAGCAGTTGAACCCGAAACAATGGCTAGCAATGATCGCAGTTGCAATTTTAGGGGCTGCGATCGCACCCACCTTAATTTTCACCGCCCTTTCCTTGACCAGCGTCAATAATGTGATCTTAATTGGTCGCGTAGAACCGCCCTTAATCTTAGCTTTATCCGTCTGGCTATTACGAGAACGGGTTAATGCTTGGGTTCTTGGAGGGGCTTGTCTTTCCTTCCTTGGTGTTGCTCTAACTATTCTCCTGCCAACTCCAGAACCCGATCAAGCCATGATGAATATGGGGCTTAGGATTGGACGAGGGGAATTCTTGACAGCCATTGCCGCCATTACCCTGGCCATTTCCACCATCATCAGCAAAGTCAGCCTGAAACAAATTCCCCTCGGCTTCTTCAGTAGCTTTAGAATGCTCATCGGCACCCTGATCTTTTTTAGTACAACAGTCCTTCTATATGGTCCAATACATTTTAGGGATCTAACCGTCCCTGTCTTGTGGCAGTGGATGCTCCTCTATGGGGCTGTGATTGTCGTCGGGGGGCAGCTTTGTTGGTTTAATGGTCTCAAACGTAGTACCGCCAGCGAAGTTTCCTTAGCCAGTTCCTTTAACCCAATTGCCGGAGTTCTAGCCGCCTACTTTATCTTGGGAGAAACCCCGACAATCGCTCAATATATTGGCGGGAGTGTGATTCTAGTCGGTATCATTTTGAATCAAATCGGAGTTCAGAAGCTCAACATCATCATCCCCCAACAACAACCTAGTGACAAAGAGATAACAGAAACCATTGGTTTTAAAGGCTTGTAG
- the pipX gene encoding transcriptional coactivator PipX: MKNNETYINHPTFGLLFQVCPIEQNQELFTTLYAQRLFFLVTQSPEGLIFDPIGRSDARLIVENRLRKLRRLNASEDYTALNLIYQRTFH, from the coding sequence ATGAAGAATAACGAAACATACATTAATCATCCTACCTTTGGTTTGCTCTTTCAAGTGTGTCCCATTGAACAAAATCAAGAGTTGTTCACAACTCTTTACGCCCAGCGTTTATTCTTCCTCGTCACCCAAAGTCCAGAAGGGCTAATTTTTGACCCCATTGGGCGTTCCGATGCCCGTTTAATTGTTGAAAATCGTCTCCGTAAGCTGCGGCGCTTAAACGCCAGTGAAGATTACACCGCGCTAAATTTAATTTATCAGCGCACCTTCCATTAG
- a CDS encoding YggS family pyridoxal phosphate-dependent enzyme: MSSAIAQNLARLHQTVPPSVRLIAVSKTFPPAAIREAYATGIRDFGESRIQEAIPKQEALQDLTDIQWHFIGHLQTNKARKALQHFHWIHTCDSLKLAQRLNQIAPELPQSPQILLQVKIRPDPDKYGWTPAQLQTDLEALDHLNALKIQGLMTILPLGLTEAETLKAFEDLQDLRENIGQQTWVNLKMEELSMGMSGDYPLAIQGGATMIRLGRIIFGTREASQTENRLSSTH; the protein is encoded by the coding sequence ATGTCTAGTGCGATCGCCCAAAACCTCGCCCGCTTGCATCAAACCGTACCCCCCTCGGTGCGTCTGATTGCCGTCAGCAAAACCTTTCCCCCTGCCGCCATTCGGGAAGCTTACGCCACCGGAATCCGAGATTTTGGCGAAAGTCGCATTCAAGAAGCCATCCCCAAACAAGAAGCCCTACAAGACCTCACCGATATTCAATGGCACTTTATCGGCCACTTACAAACCAATAAAGCCCGTAAAGCCCTCCAACATTTCCACTGGATTCACACCTGCGACAGTCTCAAACTCGCCCAACGCCTCAACCAAATCGCCCCCGAATTGCCCCAGTCTCCCCAGATTCTGCTACAGGTGAAAATTCGCCCCGACCCCGATAAGTACGGCTGGACACCTGCCCAACTGCAAACCGACCTCGAAGCTTTAGATCATCTTAACGCCTTAAAGATTCAAGGTTTGATGACAATTTTGCCTCTAGGCTTAACTGAAGCCGAGACATTAAAAGCATTTGAGGATTTACAGGATTTGCGCGAGAATATTGGTCAGCAAACTTGGGTTAATCTCAAGATGGAGGAATTATCTATGGGGATGTCTGGGGATTATCCCTTAGCCATCCAAGGGGGAGCCACCATGATTCGTTTAGGACGGATTATTTTTGGGACCCGCGAAGCATCTCAGACCGAGAATCGCCTATCCTCCACCCACTAA
- a CDS encoding cell division protein SepF, protein MNNIFTKLRDFVGLNESEEYEYYEEDMDGNDYQNLYQQENPPAVVEEERQRPRRTTRERPTVTTPETSMGPTTTARSNVIGMPGANGISEVVVIEPRSFEEMPQVIQALRERKSVVLNLTVIDPDEAQRAVDFVAGGTYAIDGHQERIGESIFLFTPSCVQVSTQSGGVHEVPNSPLSSVRPTSPGASAWGMDPGRMVQ, encoded by the coding sequence GTGAATAACATCTTTACCAAGCTAAGAGATTTTGTTGGTCTCAACGAATCCGAGGAATACGAGTATTATGAAGAAGATATGGACGGGAATGATTACCAGAATCTCTATCAACAGGAAAACCCCCCTGCGGTAGTAGAAGAAGAACGTCAACGCCCTAGACGGACGACGAGAGAACGTCCAACCGTAACTACACCTGAAACCAGTATGGGACCCACAACAACAGCGAGGAGCAACGTGATTGGAATGCCGGGAGCGAATGGGATATCTGAAGTGGTGGTCATTGAGCCCCGCTCGTTTGAAGAAATGCCCCAAGTGATTCAAGCCTTACGGGAACGGAAATCCGTCGTTTTAAATCTAACCGTCATTGACCCCGACGAAGCACAACGGGCTGTAGACTTCGTAGCAGGCGGCACCTACGCCATCGACGGCCATCAAGAACGCATCGGCGAGAGTATTTTCCTCTTCACCCCCAGTTGTGTCCAAGTTAGCACCCAATCCGGTGGAGTCCATGAAGTCCCCAACTCTCCCCTAAGTTCTGTTCGTCCCACCTCTCCCGGAGCCTCCGCTTGGGGCATGGATCCCGGTCGTATGGTGCAATAG
- a CDS encoding Uma2 family endonuclease, which translates to MVATPVSYQITWEKLPDDYVLPDDPVDNIQQPALAFALTESLARAGRLWAQTLATTNYGICATVNGKIVVKAPDWCYVAHISVPVEDVLRSYTPQLQGERPTVVMEFLSDNDGHEYSNKPTYPPGKWFFYEQILQVPYYVIFNPYSGQIEVYRLESERYTLQTANSEGRYWIEPMGLFIGVWQGTRENFNAYWLRWWDERGELLLWGAEQIEQERERAQQERERAERLAARLRALGVDLEED; encoded by the coding sequence ATGGTAGCTACCCCCGTTTCCTATCAAATCACTTGGGAGAAACTGCCCGACGACTACGTTTTACCGGATGATCCCGTGGATAATATTCAACAGCCCGCCTTAGCCTTTGCCCTCACTGAGAGTTTAGCCCGAGCAGGTCGTCTTTGGGCCCAAACCCTCGCCACAACTAATTACGGGATCTGTGCCACAGTCAACGGCAAAATCGTAGTTAAGGCTCCAGATTGGTGTTATGTTGCTCATATTTCCGTCCCGGTGGAGGACGTTCTACGCAGTTATACGCCCCAGTTACAAGGAGAGCGCCCTACTGTGGTGATGGAGTTCCTCTCTGATAACGATGGTCATGAATATTCTAATAAACCCACCTATCCTCCCGGAAAGTGGTTCTTTTATGAGCAAATTCTCCAAGTCCCCTACTATGTGATTTTTAACCCCTACAGCGGACAAATCGAAGTCTATCGCCTTGAATCAGAACGCTACACCCTACAAACGGCGAATAGTGAGGGACGTTATTGGATTGAACCGATGGGCTTGTTTATCGGGGTTTGGCAAGGTACAAGGGAAAACTTTAATGCTTATTGGTTGCGCTGGTGGGATGAAAGGGGAGAGTTGCTGTTATGGGGTGCAGAACAAATTGAACAAGAACGAGAACGGGCCCAACAGGAACGAGAACGGGCTGAACGTTTAGCGGCACGCTTGAGGGCGTTGGGGGTGGATTTGGAGGAGGATTGA